A window of Ignavibacteriales bacterium contains these coding sequences:
- a CDS encoding OmpA family protein — protein sequence MRFKTILIIVFISISVFVNAQNEQLFEETRITLNDALDRNAQMLSLSDFKKSTEHYNKAIDILKRRGSTSSTKDELEKSIALLTILNEDIEKSNEFFKEVLTTRQNALKINSDKYSLFYWEKADGLFSEAIEKYNDHHYEEASSMVNTIINYYSRANLYTEKTLDLLFNWDPIKKADNSLASLISPAAYEKGLKYYFTAINGLADGKEIIEINKNISEAAKYFTSSATTANDFSRKYFNCIDARKQAQSAGAEIYASENWAGAEELLTKAGRELEDKDYDSAKDYADKADKKYIISKKVAVKEKYLSVSRQRLELARDMDLDDYAPKTFDDAKKLFFHAESLVESDKYTEAEVESIAKECEQELDKANWIARIIKSIKKKETTWENVIMSWNIWDNLNQPVVMFDKKPDYGKKPQQINQYDKTSSQTLSKYRANQSIFNKISEVDIEILEDGDNILMRIYNIDFKPVGYRLNDEATAVLNGLIPILEKFDNSKHQICSYTDNVGAQRTNIEISKKRAKNIADYLSNNSLQLSGKISAIGYGEDNPISSNSNFEGRKKNNRIEIIISD from the coding sequence ATGAGATTCAAAACTATCCTGATAATTGTATTTATTTCTATTTCTGTTTTTGTTAATGCACAAAACGAACAACTGTTCGAAGAAACACGTATTACCCTTAATGATGCACTAGACAGAAATGCACAAATGTTAAGTTTATCAGATTTTAAAAAATCAACCGAACATTATAACAAGGCAATAGATATTCTAAAACGAAGAGGAAGTACGAGTTCTACAAAAGATGAATTAGAGAAATCTATTGCGCTTCTTACGATATTAAATGAGGATATCGAAAAGAGTAATGAGTTCTTTAAGGAAGTACTGACTACAAGGCAGAATGCATTAAAAATTAATTCTGATAAATATTCTCTTTTCTATTGGGAAAAAGCGGACGGACTTTTTTCTGAAGCCATTGAAAAATATAATGATCACCATTACGAAGAAGCTTCTTCCATGGTTAATACGATAATAAATTATTATTCGCGTGCAAACTTATATACAGAAAAAACACTTGATCTGCTTTTTAATTGGGATCCAATAAAAAAAGCCGACAATTCATTAGCATCTCTTATCTCTCCCGCGGCTTATGAAAAAGGATTGAAATATTATTTTACGGCAATAAATGGATTAGCAGACGGAAAGGAAATAATAGAGATCAATAAAAATATTTCAGAAGCAGCGAAATATTTTACATCATCTGCAACAACCGCTAATGATTTTTCCCGAAAATATTTCAATTGTATTGATGCAAGAAAACAAGCGCAAAGCGCCGGCGCTGAAATATATGCATCGGAAAATTGGGCTGGTGCGGAAGAACTTCTTACAAAAGCCGGAAGGGAGCTTGAAGATAAAGATTATGATTCTGCAAAGGATTATGCTGATAAAGCGGATAAAAAATATATAATCAGCAAAAAGGTTGCTGTTAAGGAAAAGTATTTATCTGTTTCAAGACAAAGACTTGAGCTAGCTCGTGATATGGATTTAGATGATTATGCGCCCAAGACATTTGACGATGCTAAGAAATTATTTTTCCACGCCGAAAGTCTTGTCGAATCTGATAAATATACTGAAGCAGAAGTTGAATCAATTGCGAAAGAATGCGAACAAGAATTAGATAAAGCAAATTGGATTGCACGCATAATAAAATCAATAAAGAAAAAAGAAACGACATGGGAAAATGTTATAATGAGCTGGAATATATGGGATAATCTGAATCAGCCTGTTGTTATGTTTGATAAAAAACCCGACTACGGGAAAAAACCGCAACAGATAAATCAATACGATAAAACAAGCTCACAAACTCTTTCAAAATATAGAGCGAACCAATCTATATTCAATAAAATCTCTGAAGTAGACATTGAAATACTTGAAGATGGCGATAATATACTGATGAGAATTTATAATATAGATTTTAAACCGGTCGGCTATCGCTTGAATGATGAAGCAACTGCGGTTCTTAATGGCTTAATACCCATTTTAGAAAAATTCGATAATTCGAAACATCAAATTTGTTCTTATACTGATAACGTGGGTGCGCAAAGGACTAATATTGAAATCTCTAAGAAAAGAGCAAAAAATATAGCAGACTATTTAAGTAATAACTCTCTGCAGCTTTCCGGCAAAATCTCTGCAATCGGATACGGCGAAGACAATCCGATTTCTTCAAATTCCAATTTCGAAGGAAGAAAAAAGAATAATAGGATCGAAATTATAATCAGTGACTAA
- a CDS encoding choice-of-anchor H family protein: protein MLKRILILILLYIIAVSCNPTVIEENYNYSFKKVWWSDVIDGNQDGYAQFKRLNFNINIAEQVTRKIQARVYYKLKSSSSFTFYGVTQETEVIGNNTDNNLFYSIGLPNKELNRGYYDFSVEIFEANSSKLAVKTDSSKTALLNNAFEESNNDNSFTIKYSWSDIYDRNNNNYWRYATMNININNDKNLTKTVDVNIYYKKAESTTFTLLKSIDNYKVIGQTADTIKYVFGQPELKLTKGEYDFRIEVLRSDINTLVALKDQDDPLLNNIKFESVDDDSYYYSIQRVWWTYPVDLDADGFTQNRMLNFDVDVDKDENRTLFAKIYVLHPDSTDYALYDSTANFIIKGTTALDKYSVGIGSSKTELDSNRYDILISIYDALASKQKVEITTSGSSDTTLYKQKFESVKQDTTRHR from the coding sequence TTGCTTAAAAGAATATTAATTTTAATTCTGCTTTACATTATTGCAGTTTCATGCAATCCAACTGTGATTGAAGAGAATTACAATTATTCATTTAAAAAAGTATGGTGGTCAGATGTTATTGACGGCAATCAAGACGGCTATGCTCAGTTTAAAAGATTGAACTTCAACATTAATATAGCCGAACAAGTTACTAGGAAGATTCAAGCGCGCGTCTATTACAAACTGAAAAGCTCCTCAAGCTTCACTTTTTACGGAGTAACTCAGGAAACGGAAGTAATCGGAAATAATACCGACAATAATTTGTTTTATTCCATCGGCTTGCCCAATAAAGAGTTAAACAGAGGATACTACGATTTCTCGGTTGAAATTTTCGAAGCCAACAGCAGCAAACTAGCAGTAAAAACCGACAGTTCGAAAACAGCTTTATTAAATAACGCTTTTGAAGAATCAAACAATGATAATTCTTTTACTATCAAATATAGTTGGTCGGATATTTATGACAGGAATAATAATAATTACTGGCGATATGCTACTATGAACATAAATATAAACAACGATAAAAATTTAACAAAGACGGTTGATGTAAATATTTATTACAAAAAAGCAGAATCAACTACATTCACACTTCTTAAGTCAATTGATAACTACAAAGTAATAGGTCAAACTGCCGATACAATAAAATATGTATTCGGCCAGCCGGAACTTAAGCTAACTAAAGGAGAGTATGATTTCCGCATCGAAGTATTGAGGTCAGATATTAACACGTTAGTTGCTCTAAAGGATCAAGATGATCCTCTGTTGAATAATATAAAATTCGAATCGGTAGATGATGACAGTTATTATTATTCAATTCAAAGAGTATGGTGGACATACCCGGTTGATTTGGATGCTGACGGGTTTACCCAAAATCGAATGCTGAATTTTGATGTTGATGTTGATAAAGATGAGAACCGGACTTTATTCGCTAAAATTTATGTGCTTCATCCTGATTCAACAGATTATGCCCTTTATGATTCAACGGCCAATTTTATTATCAAGGGAACAACCGCATTAGATAAATATTCTGTGGGAATCGGATCATCAAAAACCGAATTAGACAGCAATAGATATGATATTCTAATCTCTATATATGATGCACTCGCTTCCAAACAAAAAGTTGAAATAACAACAAGCGGTTCTTCCGATACTACTCTTTACAAGCAAAAATTTGAATCAGTTAAACAAGATACTACGAGACATAGATAA